One stretch of Silene latifolia isolate original U9 population unplaced genomic scaffold, ASM4854445v1 scaffold_308, whole genome shotgun sequence DNA includes these proteins:
- the LOC141639225 gene encoding uncharacterized protein LOC141639225, with protein MARGRGRPPKSRLSSDSLLVSDSNGTDFSLSRPNSPIDRSCRRSPRILNDELIGVFPSPMASSSVALTKNVPNPHNSGQVLSGSILPNSPKTGVAIVVPSPVPVITPVSSSPVSTQPVAGVRTPIVPKPKPMGRNWAEVTKSKNIGMSLFFDEDSANSSEIDIHLDEVQDEIAKWKFTLMGNVLGAKPSQQTVSEFTQKHWNFGPLPLVQYFKKGWFSFKFDSEEAMNAVLRGGPWKIGSNSLVLKQWSPHFSCIMECVTIVPVWILFPDLDPYMWTDSILSKMASKIGKPLFADLHTTCKARLSFARILVEVDISKDLPDHIDINAPFIGHSSQRIVYEWLPYYCKTCLKLGHTDSNCKRNRPAQADAPKSTTIAQKAHGPPGVIGQKKHAGKQVSKPVTTVSPVTDPPSKLPVSGLSGNEPGQVSCVVASSDQVTSVTPGSGAIASDTNSVTSVHDPPVGSSRKKKSGKQVSKPATTDPSVLGPSIQLPDSGCHLLGGTSAPQIVESVVLLEGANSECLVLGSPPLVGQPVSPSVDAVKHSECSVLGQDPCVEGSTAQMVCVTPGYDVLTSENTTVQLPCSPNKFSVLASTSEQSTLEEGQGFNKLVKHLEVVNFLQHNKIDILGLLETRVKLNKSHRILRSKFKKYRTCSGSTPLVQDFASASFHLSVVYGSNCSMARQSLWNSLIQQSHQSGPWVVMGDFNIVRYAHEKISNTPPDLTDMTDFNSYLSECGLDDMHGSGIDFTCFNKQEVNTRVYSKLDRVLINADWLISFTQTTAQFLPPGISDHCPALLSFSNDPLPKKQFKFLNCWIDHPEFLSKVAEAWQISPVGNSMHRLMAKLKNTKKSLSALHLAHFSNISARVKLKQAELNQCFLDLQQSPLSEDLILKEKIASQEFWALKEAETKILIQKAKVHDIEHNDSCSKFFFAKIKERQQSQYIGEIQDIHGSLHIGLHDVGEAFVDYYQQLLGSSSAIHPIDPCFIPNGQCLSDLDQAALIAPISRTEIQSALFSIHSSKSPGIDGFSSGFFKAAWDIIADDFCLAVLDYFKTSFMPKQANISLITLIPKKRIVSSVKDFRPISCCSIIYKTISKVLTVRLQGVMDKLVGKEQAAFISGRSLHGNVMLTQSLIKGYSRKFLTPRCLLKVDISKAFDSIQWPFIQDMLGALNFPPPFIKWIMGCVTGPWYTLKVNGSHHGFFKGKSGVRQGDPLSPLLFVLCMEILSRVLRVMCRDPNVSFHPKCAKLGLTHLIFADDLMIFTRGDVPSSRKSAEVLQLFSSWSGLRINFDKSETYFRGVDPDIKQQILDAIGLTEGAFPFRYLGLPIHPSRLSTPMFAPLIQKIQNLHSCTTNLLSYAGKLQVLNSIVFGIGNFWCGSLLLPKSICNLISSLCKQFFWGYKGGRKMVFKSWKSICAPWLEGGFQVTDLSTWNQACMLKWLWLLDLRQGSIWVEWVTNYYLDDISIWDLSIHDYFSDSIRGVILTKDAFVTLSGTLQQAKSSLNSCVVKGKFSLLKAYNLIRQHYQTKNYFKPLLDNSLLPRHRIILMLAVQRKLATLDLISTRGICLPNRCFLCKLQAESSRHLFFHCCYSKQVLRGLFTGMGLHVQNLQLRSLLLWSLNRSPRKHWRNKKIICCLAATVYSLWHERNRRIF; from the exons ATGGCTCGAGGGAGAGGCCGCCCACCCAAATCTCGTCTTTCTTCTGATTCTCTGCTAGTTTCCGATTCTAATGGTACTGATTTCTCACTTTCTCGTCCCAATTCCCCCATTGATCGTTCTTGTCGTCGCTCCCCTAGAATtcttaatgatgaattaattggTGTCTTTCCTTCTCCTATGGCTTCCTCTAGTGTTGCGTTAACTAAGAATGTCCCAAATCCTCACAATTCCGGTCAGGTTTTGTCTGGGTCAATTTTACCCAATTCTCCGAAAACAGGGGTCGCCATTGTTGTACCTTCACCTGTTCCTGTTATTACTCCAGTATCGTCTAGTCCTGTTTCTACTCAGCCAGTTGCAGGTGTTCGTACACCTATTGTTCCAAAACCTAAACCTATGGGTCGAAATTGGGCAGAAGTTACTAAGAGTAAGAATATTGGTATGAGTTTGTTCTTTGATGAGGATAGTGCCAATTCTTCAGAAATCGATATTCATCTGGATGAGGTTCAGGATGAAATTGCTAAGTGGAAATTTACCCTTATGGGCAATGTTCTTGGGGCTAAACCCTCACAGCAAACTGTCTCTGAGTTTACCCAAAAACATTGGAATTTTGGTCCTCTTCCCCTTGTTCAGTACTTTAAAAAAGGATGGTTTAGCTTTAAGTTTGACTCTGAGGAAGCCATGAATGCTGTTCTTAGGGGTGGTCCTTGGAAGATTGGTTCTAATTCTCTTGTGCTTAAGCAATGGTCTCCCCATTTCTCTTGTATTATGGAATGTGTAACCATTGTTCCTGTCTGGATCTTGTTTCCTGATTTAGATCCCTATATGTGGACTGATTCTATTCTCAGTAAGATGGCTAGCAAGATTGGTAAACCTTTGTTTGCTGATCTTCACACTACTTGCAAAGCTAGGCTCTCCTTTGCTAGAATTCTTGTTGAAGTGGACATTTCCAAAGATCTTCCTGACCATATTGACATCAATGCTCCTTTCATTGGTCACTCTTCTCAAAGGATTGTCTATGAATGGCTTCCTTATTATTGCAAAACCTGTCTCAAGCTTGGACATACTGACAGTAACTGCAAAAGGAATAGACCTGCCCAGGCTGATGCTCCCAAAAGCACTACCATTGCCCAAAAGGCACATGGACCTCCTGGGGTGATTGGCCAAAAGAAGCATGCTGGGAAACAGGTCTCTAAACCTGTAACCACTGTCTCACCTGTCACTGACCCCCCTTCTAAGTTGCCTGTCTCTGGGTTATCTGGCAATGAGCCAGGTCAGGTTTCATGTGTGGTGGCTTCCTCTGACCAGGTGACCAGTGTGACTCCTGGCTCTGGTGCTATTGCCTCTGATACTAATTCTGTTACTAGTGTGCATGATCCTCCTGTTGGATCTAGTAGAAAGAAGAAATCTGGGAAGCAGGTCTCTAAACCTGCAACCACTGACCCATCTGTCCTTGGTCCCTCTATACAGCTCCCTGACTCAGGATGCCACttgctaggtggtacctcagcTCCTCAGATTGTTGAGTCAGTTGTCCTTCTTGAGGGAGCTAACTCAGAATGCCTTGTGCTAGGTTCCCCCCCTCTGGTTGGTCAGCCTGTCTCTCCATCTGTGGATGCTGTAAAGCACTCAGAATGCAGTGTGCTAGGTCAGGACCCCTGTGTAGAGGGTTCCACTGCTCAGATGGTCTGTGTGACTCCTGGCTATGATGTTCTTACTTCTGAAAACACTACTGTTCAGTTGCCTTGCTCTCCTAACAAGTTTAGTGTCTTGGCTTCTACCTCTGAGCAATCTACCTTGGAAGAGGGCCA GGGGTTCAACAAGTTGGTGAAGCATTTAGAGGTGGTTAACTTTCTTCAGCATAATAAAATTGATATCCTGGGTCTTCTTGAGACTAGGGTAAAGCTCAATAAATCTCATAGGATTTTAAGATCCAAGTTCAAAAAGTACA GAACATGCTCAGGTAGTACACCGCTTGTTCAAGACTTTGCCTCCGCATCTTTTCACTTATCTGTTGTCTATGGTAGTAATTGTTCTATGGCTAGACAATCCCTCTGGAATAGTCTGATCCAGCAATCCCATCAGTCTGGTCCTTGGGTGGTTATGGGTGACTTCAATATTGTCAGATATGCTCATGAAAAGATTAGTAATACTCCTCCTGATCTCACTGACATGACTGACTTTAACTCCTACTTATCTGAGTGTGGTCTGGATGATATGCATGGATCAGGTATTGATTTTACCTGTTTTAATAAACAAGAGGTCAACACCAGGGTTTACTCTAAATTAGACAGGGTCCTGATTAATGCTGACTGGCTTATCTCTTTTACTCAAACTACTGCTCAGTTTCTTCCTCCTGGCATTTCTGATCACTGCCCTGCCCTTCTTTCCTTCTCTAATGATCCTCTCCCTAAGAAACAGTTTAAGTTCCTTAACTGTTGGATTGATCATCCTGAGTTCTTATCCAAGGTTGCTGAGGCTTGGCAAATTTCTCCAGTGGGTAATTCTATGCATAGGCTTATGGCAAAACTTAAGAACACAAAGAAGTCCTTGTCTGCTCTGCATCTAGCTCATTTTTCTAACATTAGTGCCAGAGTCAAATTGAAACAGGCTGAGCTTAACCAATGTTTCCTTGACTTGCAACAATCTCCTCTTTCTGAAGACCTTATTCTTAAGGAGAAGATTGCCTCTCAGGAATTTTGGGCTCTCAAGGAGGCTGAAACTAAAATTCTTATTCAAAAAGCTAAAGTTCATGATATTGAGCATAATGATTCTTGCTCTAAGTTTTTCTTTGCAAAAATTAAGGAGAGACAGCAGAGCCAATATATTGGGGAAATTCAGGACATTCATGGCTCCTTACACATTGGCTTACATGATGTTGGGGAAGCTTTTGTTGATTATTATCAACAGCTTTTGGGTTCTTCTTCTGCTATTCACCCTATTGATCCTTGTTTTATACCTAATGGTCAGTGCTTATCTGACCTGGATCAGGCTGCTCTCATTGCTCCCATCTCTAGGACTGAGATACAGTCTGCTCTTTTTTCTATTCACTCTTCCAAGAGTCCTGGTATTGATGGCTTCTCTTCAGGTTTTTTCAAAGCTGCCTGGGATATCATTGCTGATGATTTTTGTTTGGCTGTTCTGGATTATTTCAAGACCAGCTTCATGCCTAAACAAGCTAATATCTCTCTCATAACCCTTATTCCTAAAAAGAGGATTGTTTCTAGTGTCAAGGACTTTCGACCCATCTCCTGTTGTTCCATCATTTATAAAACCATTAGTAAAGTCTTGACTGTGAGGCTTCAAGGAGTCATGGACAAGCTTGTAGGTAAAGAACAGGCTGCCTTCATCTCTGGTAGAAGCCTTCATGGTAATGTCATGCTCACTCAGAGTCTCATTAAAGGGTATTCCAGAAAATTCCTTACTCCAAGATGTTTACTTAAGGTGGATATTAGTAAAGCTTTTGACTCCATTCAGTGGCCCTTTATTCAGGATATGCTTGGTGCTCTTAACTTCCCACCTCCTTTCATTAAATGGATTATGGGATGTGTTACTGGCCCCTGGTATACTCTTAAAGTAAATGGTTCTCACCATGGTTTTTTCAAAGGGAAAAGTGGGGTTAGACAGGGTGACCCTCTTTCCCCTTTACTCTTTGTGCTATGCATGGAAATCCTCTCACGTGTTCTCAGGGTCATGTGTAGGGACCCTAATGTCTCTTTCCACCCTAAATGTGCTAAGTTGGGTCTCACACACTTGATCTTTGCTGATGACCTCATGATTTTCACTAGGGGTGATGTCCCTTCATCCAGAAAGTCAGCAGAGGTACTTCAACTCTTCTCTAGCTGGTCCGGCCTTAGAATTAATTTTGATAAATCTGAAACATACTTTAGGGGTGTGGATCCTGATATCAAGCAGCAAATCCTGGATGCCATTGGTCTTACTGAGGGTGCCTTCCCTTTTAGATACCTTGGTCTCCCTATTCACCCTTCCAGGCTCAGTACTCCTATGTTTGCCCCTCTGATTCAAAAAATTCAGAATCTTCATAGCTGTACCACCAACTTACTCTCTTATGCTGGTAAGCTACAGGTCCTGAATTCCATTGTTTTTGGTATTGGCAACTTCTGGTGTGGTAGCCTTCTTTTGCCCAAGTCCATTTGCAACCTCATATCCTCCCTTTGTAAGCAATTCTTCTGGGGATATAAGGGTGGTAGAAAAATGGTGTTCAAGAGCTGGAAAAGTATTTGTGCTCCTTGGCTTGAAGGTGGGTTCCAGGTCACTGACCTCTCTACTTGGAATCAGGCCTGTATGCTCAAATGGTTATGGCTTTTGGATCTTAGACAGGGCTCTATCTGGGTGGAATGGGTCACTAATTACTACCTAGATGATATCTCCATCTGGGATCTCTCCATCCATGACTATTTCTCTGACAGTATAAGGGGTGTCATTCTTACCAAAGATGCTTTTGTCACTCTTTCTGGTACCCTGCAACAAGCTAAATCCTCTCTGAACAGTTGTGTTGTCAAGGGTAAATTCTCTCTACTCAAGGCTTACAATCTTATCAGACAGCATTACCAGACTAAAAATTACTTCAAACCTTTGCTGGACAATTCCCTCTTGCCCAGACACAGAATTATCCTTATGCTTGCAGTTCAGAGAAAGCTTGCTACTTTGGATCTTATCAGTACTCGGGGTATTTGTCTGCCTAATAGATGCTTCTTATGTAAGCTCCAGGCTGAAAGTTCTCGTCATCTCTTTTTCCATTGTTGCTACTCTAAACAGGTTTTGCGTGGTCTGTTTACTGGGATGGGTCTTCATGTTCAGAACCTGCAACTACGCAGTCTGCTCTTGTGGTCTCTTAACCGTTCTCCTCGTAAGCATTGGAGGAATAAGAAGATCATTTGTTGCTTAGCCGCAACTGTTTACAGTCTATGGCATGAAAGAAATAGAAGAATTTTTTAA